A single window of Methanobacterium sp. Maddingley MBC34 DNA harbors:
- a CDS encoding phosphoribosylaminoimidazole carboxylase, PurE protein (PFAM: AIR carboxylase~TIGRFAM: phosphoribosylaminoimidazole carboxylase, PurE protein): protein MEPKVMIILGSASDFDIAEKATAILEKLGIYYDLRVASAHRTHEKVKKIVSTASKNGVEVFIGIAGLSAHLPGIIAGITHKPVIGVPVDVKVAGLDALFASVQMPLGAPVATVGIDRGENAAILAAQIIGIDDADIRERLSSFRKEFYLKIAEDEEKLFIQMNGKYYSKISPDSDEQEEVEIKNENLEGKEKKATTHPGKLRDGIIPPQVAVISGSYSDIKVAKKTTMFLDKLNITYDSSVVSPVRSPDKFENFMKRNKDANVFIAISGLSAHVTGAVVAYTEKPVIGVPCAIKMEGIDALLSMVNMPPGVPVATVGIDSGGNAAILAAEMLSIGDEVIKKDLMRFKGNINCKR from the coding sequence ATGGAACCGAAGGTTATGATCATACTGGGTAGTGCTTCAGATTTTGATATTGCCGAAAAAGCCACTGCAATCCTGGAAAAACTGGGAATATATTACGATCTCCGGGTGGCTTCAGCGCACCGAACCCATGAGAAGGTTAAAAAAATCGTTTCAACAGCATCAAAAAATGGAGTGGAAGTTTTTATAGGAATAGCAGGACTATCAGCCCATCTTCCTGGAATCATAGCAGGGATCACTCATAAACCAGTTATTGGGGTCCCGGTGGATGTTAAAGTAGCTGGTCTTGATGCACTTTTTGCCTCTGTCCAGATGCCATTAGGCGCACCAGTGGCAACCGTAGGGATTGATCGGGGTGAAAACGCAGCTATACTGGCCGCTCAAATAATCGGAATTGATGATGCCGATATCAGGGAAAGATTATCCTCTTTCCGCAAAGAGTTCTATTTAAAGATAGCTGAAGATGAGGAAAAACTTTTCATCCAGATGAATGGGAAATATTATTCTAAAATCAGCCCGGATTCAGATGAACAAGAAGAAGTAGAAATAAAAAATGAAAATCTTGAGGGAAAAGAGAAGAAGGCTACAACCCACCCTGGTAAACTGAGGGATGGCATCATTCCGCCTCAGGTGGCAGTGATATCCGGAAGTTACAGTGATATTAAGGTGGCCAAGAAGACCACAATGTTCCTGGATAAACTTAACATCACCTATGACTCTTCGGTAGTATCTCCAGTCAGATCTCCTGATAAATTTGAAAATTTCATGAAGAGAAATAAAGATGCCAATGTTTTCATTGCCATTTCCGGTCTTTCAGCCCATGTTACTGGTGCTGTGGTAGCTTACACTGAAAAACCAGTTATTGGGGTTCCCTGTGCTATTAAAATGGAGGGAATTGATGCCCTGTTATCCATGGTGAACATGCCTCCTGGTGTTCCAGTAGCCACTGTAGGTATAGATTCCGGTGGAAATGCCGCTATACTTGCGGCTGAAATGTTGAGTATAGGTGATGAAGTCATAAAAAAGGATCTTATGAGGTTTAAGGGGAATATAAACTGTAAAAGATGA
- a CDS encoding UbiD family decarboxylase (PFAM: 3-octaprenyl-4-hydroxybenzoate carboxy-lyase~TIGRFAM: UbiD family decarboxylases): protein MKGFLKTLEKDFNTIKIGEKVSVNLEAAEFLKKNPKDTIIMENIKESDMKVVSGICNTREKIARALNTDVTGITQKIMGAINNPVPINDYKSAKDSFDVSKPADLTEIPVLTYYSRDGGPYITSGVIIAKDPETGVRNASIHRMLVLDKDRLTARIVPRHLYTYHQRAEALDEPLELAIAIGMHPATLLATTTSVPINVDELEVANNFHHGNMKLIKCETVDLEVPECEILLEGRMLPHERAEEGPFVDLTDTYDVVRMEPVIELDKMHYRHDSMYHAIMPAGFEHKLLQGLPQEPRIFNAVQNTVPTVKNVALTEGGCCWLHAVVSIQKQTQGDGKNVIMAALAAHPSLKHCVVVDEDINIFDAEDVEYAIATRVKGDEDILIVPGARGSSLDPCAKPDGTTTKVGVDATKPLDKLEKFERVSFSN, encoded by the coding sequence ATGAAAGGATTCTTAAAAACTCTTGAAAAAGACTTTAACACTATTAAAATTGGTGAAAAGGTTTCAGTTAACCTTGAAGCCGCTGAATTTCTGAAAAAAAATCCAAAAGACACCATCATAATGGAAAACATCAAAGAATCAGACATGAAGGTCGTATCTGGGATATGCAACACCCGTGAAAAGATTGCCAGGGCCCTAAATACGGATGTAACTGGAATTACTCAGAAAATAATGGGGGCAATCAATAATCCCGTGCCCATCAATGATTATAAAAGCGCGAAGGATAGTTTTGATGTTTCCAAACCTGCTGATCTTACCGAAATTCCCGTACTAACCTATTATTCACGTGATGGTGGGCCTTATATCACCTCAGGGGTGATCATTGCCAAGGATCCGGAAACTGGTGTTCGCAATGCTTCCATCCATCGCATGCTGGTGCTGGATAAGGATAGGTTAACTGCCAGGATCGTACCACGACATCTTTACACCTACCATCAGAGGGCAGAAGCCCTTGATGAACCTCTTGAATTGGCCATTGCCATTGGAATGCACCCTGCCACCCTGCTGGCCACCACCACCTCAGTGCCCATAAATGTGGATGAACTGGAAGTGGCCAACAATTTCCACCATGGAAATATGAAGCTCATAAAATGTGAAACCGTGGATCTGGAGGTTCCTGAGTGTGAAATTCTCCTGGAAGGGCGGATGTTACCGCATGAAAGGGCTGAAGAAGGACCATTTGTGGACCTGACCGACACCTATGATGTGGTGCGAATGGAACCAGTGATTGAACTGGACAAAATGCACTATCGTCACGATTCAATGTACCATGCCATAATGCCAGCAGGTTTCGAGCATAAACTTCTGCAGGGCCTTCCTCAGGAGCCAAGGATTTTCAACGCAGTTCAAAACACTGTTCCCACAGTTAAAAACGTGGCACTCACTGAAGGGGGATGCTGCTGGCTGCACGCAGTAGTGTCCATTCAGAAACAGACTCAGGGCGATGGTAAAAACGTTATAATGGCTGCCCTAGCCGCCCATCCATCACTTAAACACTGTGTAGTGGTTGATGAGGACATTAACATCTTCGATGCTGAGGATGTGGAGTACGCCATTGCTACCCGGGTTAAAGGTGATGAAGACATCCTAATAGTTCCTGGAGCTCGTGGATCATCCCTGGACCCCTGTGCCAAACCTGATGGAACAACCACCAAGGTAGGGGTGGATGCAACTAAGCCATTGGATAAGCTGGAGAAGTTTGAGCGGGTTAGTTTCTCCAATTAG
- a CDS encoding pyruvate-formate lyase-activating enzyme (PFAM: Radical SAM superfamily), with translation MKKEAMLYEKLDGVLNCHICNRHCVISNGKNGFCGMRQNDNGTMYSLNYASASSVAVDPIEKKPLFHFYPGSLSFSLGSVGCNFRCPYCQNWTISQADLDEIGTRDILPEDAVQMALDNNCQSISWTYNEPTMWFEYTYDSAKLAHKNDLKTVYVTNGYMSQESLDLIAPYLDAANVDLKGMSDKFYNQLCQAHLEPVLENIQTMHDKGIHLEITNLVIPGYNDSEEDLQALVKFVADVDINIPLHFTRFYPHYQMNQVPPTPVETLEKAHKMAREAGIKYVYVGNVPGSDGENTRCPDCGELLIKRDGFSVESNNLKKNKECPSCGTKIDIEF, from the coding sequence ATGAAAAAGGAAGCCATGCTTTATGAAAAGCTGGATGGTGTGCTTAACTGCCACATCTGTAATCGTCACTGCGTTATATCCAATGGTAAAAACGGTTTTTGCGGAATGCGTCAGAATGATAATGGCACCATGTACAGTCTGAATTATGCCTCAGCTTCCTCAGTGGCAGTGGACCCAATAGAAAAAAAACCATTATTCCATTTTTATCCTGGCAGCCTATCATTCAGTCTGGGAAGTGTTGGTTGCAACTTCCGCTGCCCTTACTGTCAGAACTGGACTATATCACAGGCAGATCTTGATGAAATCGGCACAAGAGACATCCTTCCTGAAGATGCTGTGCAAATGGCCCTGGATAATAACTGTCAGTCCATTTCATGGACCTACAACGAACCCACCATGTGGTTTGAATATACTTATGACTCGGCAAAACTGGCCCATAAAAATGATTTGAAGACAGTTTACGTTACCAATGGTTATATGAGTCAAGAAAGCCTGGATCTCATTGCCCCTTACCTGGATGCAGCCAATGTGGATCTGAAAGGAATGTCAGATAAATTCTACAACCAACTGTGCCAGGCACATCTGGAACCAGTGCTGGAAAACATTCAGACCATGCATGATAAGGGCATCCACCTGGAAATCACCAACCTGGTGATACCTGGCTACAATGATTCTGAAGAAGACCTCCAAGCACTGGTGAAATTTGTGGCCGATGTAGATATAAACATTCCTCTACACTTCACCCGGTTCTATCCCCATTACCAGATGAACCAGGTCCCCCCTACCCCTGTGGAAACCCTGGAAAAAGCCCATAAAATGGCCAGAGAAGCAGGCATAAAGTATGTTTATGTAGGGAACGTTCCAGGAAGTGATGGAGAGAACACCCGGTGCCCCGATTGTGGGGAACTTCTTATTAAGAGGGATGGATTTAGCGTGGAGTCCAATAATTTGAAGAAAAACAAGGAATGCCCCAGTTGTGGGACAAAAATTGACATTGAGTTTTAA